The following nucleotide sequence is from Carassius gibelio isolate Cgi1373 ecotype wild population from Czech Republic chromosome A24, carGib1.2-hapl.c, whole genome shotgun sequence.
gtctatcattctatctatctatctatcgatctatctatctatctatctatctatctatctatctatctatctatctatctatagtctatctatctatcgtctatcaaccatctatctatctatctatctatctatctatctatctatctatctatctatctatctatcctagcaacatgctaataatgttagaaacatgctagtcgaaatgctaatcatgctagaaactgAGTCTGATTTGATCTATGCTTGTCTTCTGCAGGTTGTTTCTGCTCGTCTGTCTCGAGGTgagcagaggaagagagagagtgagagacacagatctttctctctctctctcttcacctcTCTGTAAGGTTCTGGTGTCTGTGGCGCAGCTTCTGTCCAAACCATGACGTCCCCCCCGTCCCCGCTGGCCTCCCCGTCCCCGTGTCCTCCTCCCCCTCCCTCGCTCCCGTCCTCCCCCACGCTCTCGTCTCCCGCCCCGTCCTCGCTCCCCCTGCCGCCCGCTCTCCCCCCCACCGGAGAGGTCATGGTTCTGGCTCTGGGCCGTAAGAAGCAGCGGCTCCTCATCGCTCTCTCCATTCTGCCCAACCTGTTCCTGGCGTTCCTGCTGTCCTCCGACCCGCTCCTGACCCTGGCCCCGCCCTTCCGCTGTCATCTCCCAGGACCCTCGCCCGCTCCTCAGGTGACCAACGCCTCCGTGAGGACGGAGAAGAGAGACGGAGACCTGCCCCAGTGCAAGCAGTTCGTGAACGGCACGCGGTCGGGTGTGAAGGACTGTGACGCTGGATACGACTACAACGTTACCGAAGGCCTGACCAATAACATCGTCACAGAGGTGGGCCACACTTTTAAATACATCCAGAaacttttttaatgctttttgctACTAGTTTTATGTAaagatatttagcagaatgttcacgctgcATTTTTCCTATACAGTTTAggaactgttttattttatacaaattgaACTAAAATGAGATAGACGCcaataaaattaaaagaataaatcaattaaattagaataaaattaaaaaaaattaagtatttttatctaatttaatttattctcaacattttaatttaattttaatggtgTCCATTTCATTTTAGacacttgttgttgtttttcttctcttttttttttaagttccttAGATTCTAAAATTTGTAATTTAGGAATTGTAAGAACTGTAATTAATTCATGAGTGCGTAATTACTCCAGTgaagtttttaatcaatgaaaGATGTGAAACGAGGATGACTCTAAAGTTAGTTGATGCTTTCATTTGTTGATGCTGTTTGTGGTTCTCCACCCTTTAGACTCGTCATGTGTACAGTAGAACTGGTTTATTCACATTTCAGCTGACAAACTCTTTTGTGTCGTAATTCAGCTATTTGCTCACATGACATGCTGACGGTTAGAATCCATTTGTGAtattatcagttttattttagtcttatttatatacttttatagttattattaaatatgttgaattacattattcatatttttagctTTAGATTAAAGCTTAAGTAACccttattatttaagtttttcttttttgtttacattttatataaaactttatttttatttaagttcttCAACTTGAAttcatttcaatataaaaagatttgaattaacatttacattttcagtttttaatttaagTCTAAGTACATGtgcttgtattttgtttttaattaattctaaatagctttaatttattttttatttcagttttagaaattttagtacttttttaggcaacatttctaattttcatttaagatttCAGTGTAATATGCAAAAAATTTGGAATcgtatattttgttttaaatttaagttttagttattattgtaatatgcatttgtctttttttattttgttgtttatatatttctaaatagttttagattttttttttacattccatatacaactaatttatttttattttagtaattttaggtatttaatttaaagttatttCAATACAGAAGATTTGaattaacttttacatttaaattcaagttttagtaattttgtaatgtgtgcgttattttctgaaaaattctatatagctttaatttatttttttattttatttttagtaattttatttctttaaacttatatttatttcaatacaaaagattttaattaactttttaatttacattttcagttttaatttaagtGTAAGTTAGTACAgtgcttgtaattttttttagtggctttaataaatttttttatttcggttttattttttagatattttaatttattccttaatCTTTCacttagttgccaaagcaacatttcaagaCTTTAAGATTTCAATctaatataaaattgtaaaacatttgcatagcatactttacattttagataattttgtaatgtgcatttgtaatttttttatatatattatatattgtatatattaattcaaatatttagtacttcaaattatttgatttcatgaacatttattttattatatgtatatttttattatatgtaaatatatcttTAGCACGGAAGACGACGACGTGAAGTATTTTAAAATCGCTTGTTGAATTCGCCTGGTACAACTGACTTCCTGTCTGCTCTGTCCTGACTTCCTGTTGTCGTCAGTGGGATCTGGTGTGTTCGCGGTACTGGCTGGTTCCAGTCGAGGAGGTGTGCTTCATTCTGGGGACGCTGACCGGCTGTCTGGGGTTGGGCTACATGGCTGACCGGTGAGGAACTGTCTGTGGTCTTGTTGTGTGTTTGATGTCAGAGGTTGATTTGTTGGGTGTGTTTCAGGCTGGGCAGACACAAGTCTCTGCTGGTGTCTCTGATGCTGGCGGTGGTTTTCGGGGTGCTGGCGTGTGTGTCGCCCTCTCCGCCCGTCTTCATCACCATGCGCTTCTGCTTGGCCGCGGCTAGCGCCGGCGTCTACCTCACGCTGTACGTCACACGTAAGTCAAACAGTGCAAACAAGTCTCGATCGGCTGGTGTTTTAAGAATGACGTCACAACGGTTTCTTTGTGTTTGGCTGTAGGTGTGGAGCTGTGTGACCCGTCGCTGCGGCTGCTGGCCACGATGATGTCCGGTCTGACCGTGTTTGCGGGCGAGCTCTTGTTGTTGGCTGTGGCCCTCGGCTGTGGCTCCTGGAGGGGCCTTTTAGGAACCGGAGCTGCTCCTCTGTCATTGTTCCTGTGCTACGGGTCAGTCCCTGATGAATGCCATCTACTGATCATGTGGTGTTTGGATTACTGTTACTATAACTGTTAGGACTGCATTAACAgtagaaaataaacattttttttttggtaactgtAAAAAACTGACCCTTTTAAACCAAcgtgttcttaaaaaaatttaaataataatttaaggcTACATGCTTATGTTTCAAAGTGGGtatttacttaaaattatttttgcgaaataaattatatatgcaaataaaattattgcaaaattgaaactaaaattaaaaccattaaaagttgtgttacttgaaattaaatacattttagctggaaaaaaaaaaaaaagttactgccaaggcaatatttctctttaaaaaacgacttaaactgaaataaaaatttataaaaataaaacctttataataaaaataaaagtataatacaAAATAGTAATCATAATGTTtctcaattatactaaaataattatatatcagtataaaatatgtaaaatacaacatacacacacatacatttataatttgtatatatttttaaaaagtgaaaaacagtgtgtttgtgttatgGTACCAAAATTATTGCAGAGAagcattaaaatgtatgcatttatatgcatttgGCCGATGTTTTTATCCCAAGTGTCTTTAATTGCATTCAAGGTTTACATGGTTTTTAATAAACATATGCATTTCCTGGGAagcgaacccatgaccttggcattgctacTGCTTTGATCAACAGGAAATCACAAAACAATATTCAGATCATCACCAAAATCCAAACAAAAAGTTTGCAagggattaaaaaaaagcatgatcTTAGTCACAATGTAAGACCATAAGAAAACACTGACCTGGTAATAGAAGTGTTGATCCCTGAAAACATTTCTGTGAGCTGcttcctaaaaaaaacaaacacacatgtaaGGTGATTCATTTGTTGCATAACATAAACAGGGTTTCCTGCAGGTCAGGCCTTCAGTGCTGTGGATAATATCTCTTCTGTTATTAAACCGGCTCAGCATCAACACTGTGGCATCTGGGAACAGGAAGCTTTTCAACACTTCATCCGCCTAAATGCAAAGCGACTGCTCTTTCAGGAATATTGATCTGAAATTCCCTGTGAAGCTTGAGAGCTTTGAGTGCAGCCAGCGCACATTAGTAACGACGAATCACCTTTGTTTCTATGATTACCAGACCGTCCCGCTTCTCCAAATTGAGCGGATTATCTCATTACTCTATGAAGCTGCTCTTTTAGATGCTGTTTGTTGTCTTCAGGATCCCGGGAGTGTTTCCTGAATCACCGCGCTGGCTTCTGCTCTCCGAGAGAACGGGAGACATGAACTCCTTCAACGAACGGCAGAGAGACGACGACAGCTTCACAGGTCAGTTtt
It contains:
- the slc22a17 gene encoding solute carrier family 22 member 17, yielding MTSPPSPLASPSPCPPPPPSLPSSPTLSSPAPSSLPLPPALPPTGEVMVLALGRKKQRLLIALSILPNLFLAFLLSSDPLLTLAPPFRCHLPGPSPAPQVTNASVRTEKRDGDLPQCKQFVNGTRSGVKDCDAGYDYNVTEGLTNNIVTEWDLVCSRYWLVPVEEVCFILGTLTGCLGLGYMADRLGRHKSLLVSLMLAVVFGVLACVSPSPPVFITMRFCLAAASAGVYLTLYVTRVELCDPSLRLLATMMSGLTVFAGELLLLAVALGCGSWRGLLGTGAAPLSLFLCYGIPGVFPESPRWLLLSERTGDMNSFNERQRDDDSFTELDTDLSSSPGRPRLSFPELLHSRNIWKNLCVLGFTSFISHGISHCYSSFRGDVRGFTPSFYWTYLLSVCAGGGAWLLLWATVDRFGRRGILLLAMTLTGLASLILLGLMDYLSESAMTVFSIMGLFSSQAAASLSILFTAEVMPTIIRGSGVGAVMALGCVGRLSSPLMDLRNHYGYFLHHVVYSSLALLAVLSILLLPESKRKPLPQTLADGEQYRRPPLVRRRRDNVPLLATPNPET